A part of Desulfomicrobium baculatum DSM 4028 genomic DNA contains:
- a CDS encoding LysR family transcriptional regulator: MELRDLKTFVVVARLQSFHRASDELHTAQSTVSARIAALEEDLGVRLFERLGRRIVLTEPGRRLLDYARRMVDLEDETRAWVCGEGESRGSISVRVPESLCAYRLGAAIRAMRQRFPRMALSFTACASEGLDRDLRGGLTDLAFLMADSVSGKDLVVEALSVESLALVCGPGHRLAGLAAVRAEDLAGETLVLSKADCSYRVLFEGLLEESGVETAPGLEFSSAAALRGCVLEGGGVSILPGFAVKGEIERGELKILPWAGPRLETAVLMLHHKEKWLSPPLAAFMELVREEFGIPPMGAHSIPVAGGRGKRCC; encoded by the coding sequence ATGGAGCTTCGAGACCTGAAGACATTTGTGGTCGTTGCTCGCCTGCAGAGCTTTCACCGCGCCAGCGACGAACTGCACACGGCACAGTCCACCGTGTCCGCGCGTATCGCGGCCCTGGAGGAAGATCTGGGCGTGCGCCTGTTCGAGCGGCTCGGGCGCAGGATCGTACTCACGGAGCCGGGGCGTCGCCTGCTGGACTATGCCCGGCGCATGGTGGACCTGGAGGACGAGACGCGTGCCTGGGTCTGCGGGGAAGGTGAGTCGCGCGGTAGCATTTCCGTAAGGGTTCCGGAGTCCCTTTGCGCCTACCGTCTGGGTGCAGCCATCCGCGCCATGCGTCAGCGCTTTCCCCGGATGGCGTTGAGTTTTACCGCCTGCGCGTCGGAGGGGCTGGACAGGGATCTGCGGGGCGGCTTGACGGATCTGGCCTTCCTCATGGCGGACTCCGTGTCCGGGAAGGATCTCGTGGTCGAGGCGCTGTCCGTGGAGTCCCTCGCGCTGGTCTGCGGTCCCGGTCATCGACTCGCAGGACTGGCCGCGGTCCGCGCCGAGGACCTTGCAGGGGAGACCCTGGTCCTGTCCAAGGCCGACTGCTCCTACCGGGTCCTGTTCGAAGGGCTGCTCGAGGAGAGCGGCGTCGAAACGGCACCCGGACTGGAGTTCTCCAGCGCTGCCGCCTTGCGCGGGTGCGTGCTCGAGGGCGGCGGCGTTTCCATTCTTCCGGGGTTTGCGGTGAAAGGTGAAATCGAACGCGGTGAGTTGAAAATCCTGCCCTGGGCCGGGCCCCGGCTCGAGACGGCGGTCCTGATGCTTCACCACAAGGAAAAATGGCTTTCCCCGCCCCTGGCAGCGTTCATGGAGCTTGTGCGGGAGGAATTTGGAATCCCCCCGATGGGCGCACATTCGATACCCGTAGCCGGCGGAAGAGGAAAACGATGCTGCTGA
- a CDS encoding C-GCAxxG-C-C family protein — MHPSQVEERTYEIFQSGMHCAEAALGALLESEGHDRESLGRAASAFGAGVGRSREELCGALSGSLIALGILRGRSAPEESWDTVAAMAKDFRERFQSMHDCTACGELLANFGPQENMEKCKRLTARAAGMMREIMDRDAADIAPLSCGCCACAAKPCGAGA; from the coding sequence ATGCATCCATCACAAGTTGAAGAACGCACTTACGAAATTTTTCAGAGCGGCATGCACTGTGCCGAGGCCGCCCTCGGCGCGCTGCTTGAAAGCGAGGGACACGACAGGGAGAGTCTGGGCAGGGCCGCCAGCGCCTTCGGCGCAGGTGTGGGCAGAAGCAGAGAGGAACTTTGCGGTGCCCTTTCGGGCAGCCTCATCGCCCTGGGGATCCTGCGCGGCCGCAGCGCTCCGGAGGAATCATGGGACACCGTGGCGGCCATGGCCAAGGATTTTCGTGAGCGTTTCCAGAGCATGCACGACTGCACCGCCTGCGGCGAACTCCTGGCGAATTTCGGCCCCCAGGAGAACATGGAGAAGTGCAAACGGCTGACGGCCAGAGCCGCGGGCATGATGCGCGAGATCATGGACCGGGACGCGGCGGATATAGCTCCGCTGTCCTGCGGCTGCTGCGCATGCGCCGCGAAGCCCTGCGGGGCCGGTGCATGA